In Neorhizobium galegae, the following proteins share a genomic window:
- a CDS encoding glycosyltransferase family 4 protein — protein sequence MRIMHVLNHTRRLNGNVHAAVDLACAQVKLGHTVCMASGGGDFDGLLARNRVETFFVDQQRKPLTVLRSLWALRRLIRDWKPDIVHAHMMTSAVLSVPASRLSSTPLITTVHNAFEKSAVLMGLGTCVIAVSQAVGKSMQERGIAASKLHVVLNGTIGSARFEGRDRTPASLRSPSILFVGGLHPRKGLPDLLEAFRLAHKEYPDSHLYIAGGGLFEAAYRQLANETGCANAITFVGAIDEPFPYMLGADIFVLPSHADPAPLVLSEAREAACAVIGTEVDGIPQLLGFGEAGVLVPPRDPQALAAVLCDLLADPERLDMWKGRSQLHINNLTIERVARETLSVYKSALSPGAAVVPA from the coding sequence ATGCGGATCATGCATGTTCTGAACCACACCAGGCGATTGAACGGCAATGTGCATGCGGCTGTCGACCTCGCCTGCGCTCAGGTAAAGCTCGGCCACACTGTCTGCATGGCAAGCGGTGGAGGCGATTTCGACGGATTGCTTGCACGCAACAGGGTAGAAACGTTCTTCGTCGATCAGCAGAGAAAGCCTCTCACCGTACTCAGGTCACTTTGGGCGCTGCGACGCCTCATCCGCGACTGGAAGCCGGATATCGTGCATGCGCATATGATGACGAGCGCTGTTCTCTCGGTCCCCGCCAGTCGTTTATCGTCGACGCCGCTTATTACTACCGTTCACAATGCATTCGAAAAAAGCGCCGTGCTGATGGGGCTTGGCACATGTGTGATTGCCGTTAGCCAAGCCGTTGGAAAGTCGATGCAGGAGCGCGGCATAGCGGCGTCGAAACTGCACGTCGTTCTCAACGGCACAATCGGATCGGCTCGGTTCGAAGGGCGCGACAGGACGCCTGCGTCCCTTCGCAGTCCAAGCATACTTTTCGTCGGAGGGCTGCATCCCAGAAAAGGGCTGCCCGACCTCCTGGAAGCCTTCCGCCTGGCGCACAAGGAATATCCCGACAGCCATCTTTATATCGCCGGCGGCGGCCTGTTCGAAGCCGCCTACCGGCAATTGGCCAACGAAACGGGCTGCGCAAACGCCATCACATTTGTCGGCGCCATCGACGAACCCTTTCCCTACATGTTAGGCGCCGACATCTTTGTGCTTCCTTCCCATGCCGATCCTGCTCCGCTCGTCCTGTCGGAAGCGCGCGAGGCGGCCTGTGCGGTGATCGGCACGGAGGTGGATGGCATCCCGCAGCTGCTCGGTTTCGGAGAGGCCGGGGTCCTTGTCCCACCGCGCGATCCACAAGCCTTGGCAGCCGTTCTCTGCGACCTGCTGGCGGATCCCGAGCGGCTGGATATGTGGAAGGGGCGGAGTCAGCTGCATATCAACAATCTGACGATCGAACGCGTCGCCCGCGAGACGCTCAGCGTCTACAAGTCCGCCCTGTCGCCTGGAGCCGCGGTCGTCCCGGCCTAG
- a CDS encoding FAD-binding protein has protein sequence MVTDYPISLRDDILRAGAKGMMRIFGSVFYARLFQREMRNARDFSRYWIGAELLRRSGLESYMRRFYGIALDQIDIDLAKKRMLWISEHASLGNLARRLFRTRRQGPTNKQLARPKSGFAPLYRLAQQNLEKRGVQFALGVKPVAIDRLENGFQLRLEGRVITAGRLFSTIPIERVQALCAVERQHVLNTTTLISLYFSFSGERGFQQPIVYNFSHDGAWKRLTVYSDFYGRTHGREYFAVEVVADRPDSPVEVAELDFRAHVSANGLFRGDLKLEGAQVLTNAYPVYSRDAARQADEAIAALRAFGIQSYGRHGGFNYQPTARVSTLDAEAALGFERKAPQPPGAIEASPHKEQAPSPLLISSPTTP, from the coding sequence ATGGTCACGGATTATCCGATTTCGCTGCGGGATGATATTTTGCGCGCCGGCGCCAAAGGGATGATGCGCATCTTCGGGTCGGTGTTCTATGCACGCCTGTTCCAGCGCGAAATGCGCAACGCAAGAGACTTTTCACGCTACTGGATCGGCGCCGAGCTTCTCCGGCGGTCCGGCCTGGAATCCTATATGCGGAGGTTTTACGGGATCGCGCTTGATCAGATCGACATCGATCTGGCGAAGAAAAGGATGCTGTGGATCAGCGAACATGCCTCGCTGGGCAACCTTGCTCGTCGCCTTTTTCGTACCCGACGCCAGGGCCCGACCAACAAGCAGCTTGCCCGCCCCAAATCCGGATTTGCGCCTCTTTACCGGCTCGCTCAACAAAACCTGGAGAAACGAGGGGTGCAATTCGCGCTGGGCGTCAAACCAGTCGCAATCGATCGATTGGAGAACGGCTTTCAATTGAGGCTGGAGGGCCGGGTGATTACCGCAGGTCGGCTGTTTTCGACGATTCCGATCGAGCGGGTGCAGGCCCTGTGCGCCGTCGAGCGACAGCACGTTCTCAATACCACCACCCTGATCAGCCTCTATTTCAGCTTCAGCGGAGAGCGTGGCTTTCAGCAGCCGATCGTCTACAACTTCTCGCATGATGGCGCATGGAAGCGGTTGACGGTCTATTCCGACTTCTACGGCCGGACCCACGGGCGGGAATATTTCGCGGTCGAAGTCGTTGCCGATCGACCGGATAGCCCGGTTGAGGTGGCCGAGTTGGATTTTCGCGCGCATGTTTCGGCGAACGGGTTGTTTCGAGGGGATCTGAAACTCGAAGGCGCCCAAGTCCTGACCAATGCCTATCCCGTCTACAGCCGGGACGCCGCCCGCCAGGCGGATGAAGCCATCGCTGCACTGCGTGCGTTTGGAATACAGTCCTACGGACGCCACGGCGGGTTCAACTACCAGCCGACGGCACGTGTCTCCACCCTCGATGCGGAAGCCGCCCTCGGATTCGAACGGAAGGCCCCTCAACCGCCGGGAGCGATCGAAGCTTCTCCTCACAAGGAGCAGGCACCCTCGCCGCTTCTGATATCCTCTCCCACAACCCCGTGA
- a CDS encoding FAD/NAD(P)-binding protein: protein MQETKFPTPQKAADLEYDAIVLGAGVSGLVSAAVLANQGCQQILIVDEYGHIGGNHMDWSTNGYTFDMGSLIFQDDSPY from the coding sequence ATGCAGGAGACGAAGTTCCCTACCCCGCAAAAGGCAGCGGACCTTGAGTATGATGCCATTGTTTTGGGAGCGGGGGTTAGCGGCCTCGTTTCGGCTGCCGTGTTGGCCAACCAAGGATGTCAGCAAATCCTGATTGTCGACGAATACGGCCACATCGGCGGGAACCACATGGACTGGTCGACGAATGGATATACATTCGACATGGGAAGCCTGATTTTCCAGGACGATTCCCCCTACTGA
- a CDS encoding hydrolase, whose product MPRWSLDDLNRPLHSIELIATDVFDTLLLRNGLSQRSRIIAGEKMFARFLQGQGSPMCPDELIRARLLAEKMAYRALNMGGGRGEVCLSDVICRQLAILGLSRSVIEKRIAIEIEIEKRALFANGDFAMLLRRHRQAGVRVVAITDTGLSGEKVGELIDHFHGPGLVDKIYSSADLKASKRQGDLFSLVLEAERVDASRTLHIGDDLLADCLVPKSMGIQTIHMPKTRLKRLVSKGNGALAEGLRQVRSGSASRGVIPPIGDQVHFGEHVFGPIVAEFCLFLWLYGQQVSSDRDATMLFCARGGLGIREAFERLQSVLDLPLSLKRENILISRLIAARSAVAARSPAALDELAREFECASFAAVAHALGNGSYDLPDEWRQVFDASRFFDMLDTTAGSVVAQDIDSQNACFKIHIGQIAGDAKRIILCDTGLYGSTQRLLSAGLPEHRFETVQFARCNYKGLSEDHFPNVAGLVVEDRFYNPFKTRTVVLRYWHIIESLFEPAIPSVKTLSMGHDGTVLGNSGEIRFGRLDPAAGNPLLTGALRYIDGLSSGAQVLGDADRAWLRLKQAIINPSKADMVALGVAPRSVDFGRGEFIATVAPATRAGMARKLMAVKSQLWREGAIAQEFPRLKPALLRAVGMAHVLRGFSAKLNR is encoded by the coding sequence ATGCCGCGCTGGAGCCTCGATGATCTCAATCGACCCCTTCATTCCATAGAGCTGATTGCGACAGACGTGTTCGATACCCTCTTGTTGCGCAACGGCCTGTCCCAGCGGTCGCGCATCATTGCGGGTGAAAAGATGTTTGCCCGCTTTCTGCAAGGCCAGGGTTCGCCCATGTGCCCCGACGAACTGATCCGGGCCAGACTGCTTGCCGAAAAGATGGCATATCGTGCCCTGAACATGGGAGGCGGCCGGGGCGAGGTGTGCCTTTCCGATGTCATCTGCCGCCAACTCGCCATTCTCGGGCTGTCGCGCTCCGTAATAGAGAAGCGGATCGCTATCGAGATTGAAATCGAAAAGCGGGCGCTTTTTGCGAATGGCGATTTTGCCATGCTGTTGAGGCGCCATCGTCAAGCCGGTGTGAGGGTCGTGGCGATCACCGATACGGGGCTGTCCGGTGAAAAAGTCGGCGAACTCATCGACCATTTTCACGGCCCCGGCCTCGTGGACAAGATCTATTCAAGCGCGGACCTGAAGGCCAGCAAGCGACAGGGCGATCTGTTTTCTCTGGTTCTGGAGGCTGAAAGGGTGGACGCTTCGCGCACCCTGCACATCGGCGATGACCTCCTTGCCGATTGCCTCGTACCAAAGAGCATGGGGATACAGACCATCCATATGCCGAAGACCCGCCTCAAGCGGCTCGTTTCAAAAGGCAACGGAGCCCTGGCAGAAGGGCTGCGGCAAGTCAGAAGTGGATCGGCCTCCCGCGGGGTGATACCGCCGATCGGCGATCAGGTTCACTTCGGCGAACATGTATTCGGCCCGATCGTCGCAGAATTCTGTCTCTTTTTATGGCTATATGGGCAGCAGGTGAGTTCGGACCGTGATGCGACGATGCTGTTTTGCGCGCGCGGGGGACTTGGCATACGGGAAGCTTTCGAACGCCTCCAATCCGTGCTCGACCTGCCTCTTTCGTTAAAACGCGAGAATATCCTGATTTCGCGCCTGATTGCTGCGCGCTCAGCGGTGGCGGCCAGAAGCCCGGCTGCGCTCGATGAGCTTGCGCGCGAATTCGAATGCGCAAGTTTCGCCGCCGTTGCACATGCGCTCGGTAACGGTTCTTATGATCTCCCCGACGAGTGGCGGCAGGTTTTCGATGCGAGCCGCTTTTTCGACATGCTCGATACGACTGCCGGCAGCGTTGTCGCGCAAGACATCGACAGTCAGAATGCCTGCTTCAAGATCCATATCGGGCAAATCGCAGGTGATGCCAAACGTATTATCCTCTGCGACACCGGGCTCTACGGCAGCACCCAAAGGCTTCTGTCCGCCGGGCTACCGGAGCATCGTTTCGAAACGGTGCAGTTTGCGCGATGCAATTACAAGGGGCTTAGCGAAGACCATTTTCCCAATGTGGCGGGTCTCGTGGTGGAGGATCGCTTCTACAATCCCTTCAAGACGAGGACAGTGGTCCTGCGGTACTGGCACATCATCGAGAGTCTTTTTGAGCCGGCCATACCTTCCGTCAAAACGCTCAGCATGGGACATGACGGCACGGTGCTCGGCAATTCGGGAGAGATTCGCTTCGGCAGGCTCGATCCAGCCGCTGGCAATCCGCTTCTCACCGGCGCGCTACGCTACATCGATGGTCTCTCCAGCGGCGCGCAGGTCCTAGGCGATGCGGATCGAGCCTGGCTGAGACTTAAACAAGCGATCATAAATCCGTCCAAGGCGGACATGGTCGCCTTGGGCGTCGCTCCCCGATCGGTTGATTTCGGGCGAGGTGAATTCATCGCGACGGTTGCACCGGCGACACGAGCCGGGATGGCACGCAAGTTGATGGCGGTGAAATCTCAGCTGTGGCGCGAAGGAGCGATTGCGCAGGAGTTTCCGCGGTTGAAGCCGGCCTTGCTCCGCGCCGTTGGAATGGCGCATGTCCTTCGAGGCTTCTCGGCCAAACTGAACCGTTGA
- a CDS encoding oligosaccharide flippase family protein: protein MLAFAALKGASWLVFSRFVGRFIDFFNVLILARLLSPAEFGLAALAMALVVVIDTVLEVPVTQALVRLPVLDKSHLDTGFTLGVLRSSAIAVIFLVATWPYSLVNGNPLLVPVIAAMALGPIAKGFMSPAMVHFARALEFRPTFAIETISKLCAFVAAVATVAAGGGYWAIVVNFVTTAFVATVASYAVAPYRPAFSLNRLSDFAGFIGWFSSAQLVSALNWQFDRFLIGSAGTSAMLGRYAVASDIAVIPTQSIIGPALQPVMAAFSQISSNADRMRTAFLKASRFAMLISLPVCVGLSLTADLVTAILLGAQWSDAAPYLSLLALSVIPIPYFQTLYSASLALDRPSVIFRLNAIDLCFRVVLISAGFYLFSAHGASIGRILVASVMAVFYVVEARRLFGPGPWQQLRNLWKVLTSAAVMAIAVIWLRTGMPASGLPVAIQLIAVASAGAATYLVTLFALGMRIALTAGRPDLVDR from the coding sequence ATGCTTGCGTTCGCAGCTCTCAAAGGAGCCAGTTGGCTCGTCTTTTCCCGCTTTGTCGGACGGTTTATCGACTTTTTCAACGTACTCATTCTGGCTCGCCTGTTGTCCCCGGCGGAATTTGGACTGGCGGCGCTCGCAATGGCGCTGGTCGTGGTCATCGATACGGTTCTGGAGGTTCCGGTCACCCAGGCACTGGTGCGACTGCCGGTACTCGATAAGAGCCACCTTGATACCGGCTTCACACTCGGTGTGTTGAGAAGTTCGGCGATCGCCGTGATCTTCCTTGTCGCGACCTGGCCGTATTCGCTGGTGAATGGAAATCCCCTGCTCGTTCCGGTGATCGCCGCCATGGCGCTCGGCCCTATCGCGAAGGGATTCATGAGTCCTGCCATGGTGCATTTTGCCCGCGCGCTCGAATTCCGCCCGACATTCGCGATTGAAACGATCAGCAAGCTCTGCGCTTTTGTGGCCGCTGTCGCCACCGTGGCTGCCGGAGGCGGCTATTGGGCGATCGTCGTCAATTTCGTGACCACCGCATTTGTCGCCACCGTCGCTTCTTATGCCGTGGCCCCTTACAGACCTGCGTTCTCGCTGAACCGGCTCTCCGATTTTGCGGGCTTTATCGGCTGGTTCAGTTCGGCGCAATTGGTGTCCGCCTTGAATTGGCAGTTTGATCGTTTCCTGATCGGCTCTGCCGGAACCAGCGCCATGCTCGGCCGCTACGCCGTTGCAAGTGACATCGCCGTCATCCCGACCCAGAGCATAATCGGCCCGGCGCTGCAGCCGGTCATGGCAGCGTTTTCGCAGATTAGTTCGAATGCGGACCGAATGAGGACGGCTTTCCTCAAGGCAAGCCGTTTCGCGATGCTGATTTCGCTTCCTGTTTGCGTCGGCCTCTCCCTGACGGCAGATCTCGTGACCGCTATCCTGCTCGGAGCGCAATGGAGCGACGCGGCTCCTTATCTCAGCCTGCTCGCCCTTTCAGTCATTCCGATACCGTATTTCCAGACGCTCTATTCGGCGAGCCTCGCTCTCGATCGTCCTTCCGTCATTTTCAGGCTCAATGCGATCGACCTGTGCTTCCGGGTCGTTCTGATCTCTGCCGGCTTCTATCTTTTTTCAGCCCATGGAGCGAGTATTGGCCGAATCCTGGTCGCTTCCGTCATGGCTGTTTTCTACGTTGTCGAGGCGCGGCGGCTGTTCGGGCCGGGGCCATGGCAGCAGCTCCGGAACCTTTGGAAAGTTCTGACTTCCGCGGCGGTCATGGCAATTGCCGTCATCTGGTTGCGAACGGGAATGCCGGCGTCCGGTCTGCCCGTCGCGATACAGCTTATCGCGGTAGCGAGCGCGGGCGCAGCCACCTACCTCGTCACACTGTTCGCGCTGGGCATGCGGATTGCCCTTACAGCCGGAAGACCTGATCTGGTCGATCGATAG
- a CDS encoding glycosyltransferase family 2 protein yields the protein MTAGPVASPQTPPQVQDCSGSEQSTDDPEGRICKLAIIITCFNYSQFIRRAVESVLSQKCRHCQILVIDDGSTDGSWEVIRELGVRAFRLANGGQRRACLFGLEHTQAPFVLFLDADDELLPEALEVIIANLDDGVAKLQFPLKRIDGDGNVISGPIPELQAFRGRELAGRVLRTGVYATPPTSGNVFRRDVCELLKDADYDRAVDGIILFAAPFIGDVVSLPQPLGLYRVHDRNDSGFGDELNTQALHRDLQRFVARTEHLRRILPGYGYRSGLVSAEHAYFYRERRFYLAVAEDERISFASLSGLVGRLWRDKNPLRMKVSMTLFFTAISLLPRDRARKALAYRLGAGTRSTRGLIRALT from the coding sequence ATGACCGCAGGCCCCGTGGCTTCCCCGCAAACACCTCCACAGGTGCAGGATTGCTCCGGATCTGAACAATCCACGGATGATCCGGAGGGCCGTATCTGCAAGCTTGCGATCATCATCACCTGCTTCAACTATTCGCAATTCATCAGGCGCGCGGTTGAAAGCGTCCTTTCGCAAAAGTGCAGGCACTGCCAGATCCTCGTGATCGACGACGGCTCCACCGATGGTTCGTGGGAGGTGATCCGCGAACTGGGGGTGCGTGCGTTTCGGCTTGCAAATGGCGGTCAACGCAGGGCCTGTCTTTTTGGCCTTGAGCATACACAGGCACCCTTCGTCCTGTTCCTCGATGCCGATGATGAGCTCCTTCCCGAGGCATTGGAGGTGATCATCGCCAACCTGGACGACGGCGTCGCGAAACTTCAGTTTCCGTTGAAGCGGATCGATGGCGACGGCAATGTCATCAGCGGCCCGATACCCGAACTCCAGGCGTTCAGAGGGCGTGAACTGGCCGGACGGGTCTTGCGTACCGGTGTCTACGCGACGCCTCCGACCTCAGGCAACGTTTTCAGACGCGACGTGTGCGAGCTCCTGAAGGACGCAGACTATGACAGGGCTGTCGATGGCATTATCCTGTTCGCGGCTCCATTCATCGGCGACGTGGTGAGCCTGCCGCAGCCGCTCGGTCTTTACCGGGTCCATGACCGCAACGATTCCGGCTTCGGTGACGAATTGAATACACAGGCTTTGCATCGGGATCTTCAGAGATTCGTCGCCAGGACGGAGCATCTACGCCGGATTCTGCCAGGCTATGGCTATCGGTCCGGTCTCGTATCCGCCGAGCATGCCTATTTCTATCGTGAGCGGCGCTTTTATCTTGCGGTAGCGGAGGACGAACGGATTTCCTTCGCCAGCCTGTCTGGGCTTGTGGGGCGGTTGTGGCGGGACAAAAATCCGCTGCGGATGAAGGTTTCCATGACACTGTTTTTCACGGCCATCAGTCTGCTTCCCAGAGATCGCGCCCGAAAGGCGCTTGCCTATCGTCTAGGCGCGGGGACCCGCTCGACGCGCGGGCTCATTCGGGCGCTGACCTGA